From Streptomyces qinzhouensis, one genomic window encodes:
- a CDS encoding NAD(P)H oxidoreductase encodes MASDLRSTPPRQTLLVVAHPRTNSLTARTAARLRDRLTEDGAVVDLLDLYDEGFDPRLTPVDEPDWENRDKLYSPEVRAHADRIAAADEIVVVFPVWWYSVPAVLKGWIDRVWNYGFAYGRSEPRLAGKRMVWLGLAGAGAADYAADGLGAALDLQLRVGVSRFCGIEDATVHLLHDTELSGVPAHQRPARVLALLAQAETAVIPGRSAAPSDRSPRSGREPRPEHRPAPRPQPEHHGTRVSA; translated from the coding sequence TTGGCATCTGACCTGCGGTCCACCCCGCCCCGGCAGACCCTCCTGGTCGTCGCCCACCCCCGCACCAACTCCCTCACCGCGCGAACCGCCGCCCGGCTCCGGGACCGGCTCACCGAGGACGGCGCCGTCGTCGACCTTCTCGATCTGTACGACGAGGGCTTCGACCCCCGGCTCACCCCCGTCGACGAACCCGACTGGGAGAACCGGGACAAGCTCTACTCGCCCGAGGTCCGGGCCCATGCGGACCGGATCGCCGCGGCCGACGAGATCGTCGTCGTCTTCCCGGTCTGGTGGTACTCCGTCCCGGCCGTCCTCAAAGGCTGGATCGACCGGGTGTGGAACTACGGCTTCGCCTACGGCCGCTCCGAGCCCCGGCTCGCCGGAAAGCGGATGGTCTGGCTGGGTCTCGCCGGGGCCGGGGCGGCGGACTACGCCGCCGACGGCCTCGGCGCCGCCCTGGACCTCCAGTTGCGGGTGGGGGTCTCCCGCTTCTGCGGTATCGAGGACGCCACCGTCCACCTCCTCCACGACACCGAACTCTCCGGCGTCCCGGCGCATCAGCGCCCCGCGCGGGTCCTCGCCCTGCTCGCGCAGGCGGAGACGGCCGTGATCCCCGGCCGGTCCGCCGCCCCCTCCGACCGCTCCCCGCGATCCGGGCGCGAGCCCCGGCCCGAGCACCGTCCGGCCCCCCGACCCCAACCGGAACACCACGGAACGAGGGTCTCCGCATGA
- a CDS encoding BTAD domain-containing putative transcriptional regulator has product MYGERDREGGAYGAVATGGIGFGILGEVTVWAGDGGAVRVPELKVRTLLAALLVDPGRPVAAHRLIDDLWGDETPGNPQRALQAKVSQLRRVLAEAVPGGRELLVSRAPGYQLVPGEGALDAAVFRTLAARARRTPDPAVRAGLLERALAVWRGPAFADFAGEPFARAAAARWEEERLLVVEDRAEARLALGDHAALAAELAEPVTAHPLRERLRAAQLRALYASGRQAEALDGYASLRRALSEGLGVDPGPELVALHTAMLRQDPALDTPRAVAPEIPAEPPADASGPSRALAPIGRLVGREAAVAEVAGLLASRRLVTLTGPGGVGKTRLALTVAARLGDRFPDGVRLVELAGAGGEPAEVVAAELGLRDDGVWGVRSPGPPAERLAAALSGRRMLLLLDNCEQVVDRAAALVELLLRRAPGLVVLTTSREPLALAPETLWPVPPLDPDAAVRLFVERASAGAPGFRLDDGNRSAVAAVVRRLDGLPLALELAATRVRTLGVHRLPGLLDDRFRVLRAGRRDAPARQRTLRAVIDWSWELLSEPERVVLRRLSPHPDGYTLEAAEAVCAGDGIDPADVLDLLAGLVDRSLVQMVGDGERYRLLESVAAYCLERLRESGEPAAVRTRHLDYGVRLAEAAAPRLHGPGQWEQLTALDAENGNLRWAVETAGAGGDTDRALRIATALTWYWVLRGRLGEARRTLSAVRELPGGAPVLRARALVAGTAVTIMAGDSGNRAALIAAALAETAAVGREPAECAEEMPDPELTRAHWLLGHALHGTGDLAAGEALTGPALDGFRSLGDRWGEAAALADRATQRLLRGALTAARADALRAAELFDEAGDACAKLWPVFPLTAVAEIHGDYATARRLREEGLATARRFGLSTQVPELLSGLGRIALLTGDFAAARDHHERALRAAAALDFRSGEINALIGLGLGARREGRPEAAERHLREVLDWHREVGLEGGNALILAELGFLAAEAGEVGEALRLQAEGYAAAVSTRDPRAVALALEGFADALAAAGRGESAALLLGCADAARTATGAPLAAAERGDVDRVTAAVRPVLGGGVFAAAFTRGALLTPEAALAAAGVVV; this is encoded by the coding sequence GTGTACGGGGAACGGGACCGGGAGGGCGGCGCGTACGGCGCGGTGGCGACCGGGGGGATCGGGTTCGGGATCCTCGGCGAGGTCACGGTGTGGGCCGGGGACGGCGGGGCGGTCCGGGTGCCGGAGCTGAAGGTCCGTACCCTCCTCGCCGCCCTGCTCGTCGACCCGGGGCGGCCGGTGGCGGCCCATCGTCTGATCGACGATCTGTGGGGCGACGAGACCCCGGGCAATCCGCAGCGGGCGCTTCAGGCGAAGGTCTCGCAGCTGCGCCGGGTGCTGGCGGAGGCCGTACCGGGCGGACGTGAGCTGCTGGTCTCCCGGGCACCCGGCTATCAACTGGTGCCGGGCGAGGGCGCGCTGGACGCGGCGGTGTTCCGGACGCTGGCGGCCCGCGCCCGGAGGACGCCCGATCCCGCGGTACGCGCCGGGCTGCTGGAGCGGGCGCTGGCCGTGTGGCGCGGACCGGCCTTCGCGGACTTCGCCGGCGAGCCGTTCGCGCGGGCCGCGGCCGCCCGCTGGGAGGAGGAGCGGCTGCTCGTCGTGGAGGACCGGGCGGAGGCACGGCTGGCGCTCGGGGACCATGCGGCGCTCGCGGCGGAGCTGGCCGAGCCGGTGACGGCCCATCCGCTGCGCGAACGGCTGCGCGCGGCGCAGTTGCGGGCCCTGTACGCGAGCGGGCGGCAGGCGGAGGCGCTGGACGGCTACGCGTCGCTGCGCCGGGCGCTCTCGGAGGGACTGGGCGTCGATCCGGGCCCGGAGCTGGTCGCGCTGCACACCGCGATGCTGCGGCAGGATCCGGCGCTCGACACCCCGCGGGCCGTGGCCCCGGAGATACCGGCGGAGCCGCCGGCCGACGCCTCCGGACCGTCCCGGGCGCTCGCCCCGATCGGGCGGCTGGTCGGGCGCGAGGCCGCGGTGGCGGAGGTCGCCGGGCTGCTGGCGTCCCGTCGGCTGGTGACGCTCACCGGTCCCGGCGGGGTCGGCAAGACCCGGCTCGCGCTGACGGTGGCCGCCCGGCTCGGTGACCGTTTCCCCGACGGGGTGCGGCTGGTGGAGCTGGCGGGCGCGGGCGGCGAACCGGCGGAGGTGGTGGCGGCGGAGCTGGGGCTGCGCGACGACGGGGTGTGGGGGGTACGGAGTCCGGGTCCGCCCGCCGAACGGCTGGCCGCCGCGCTGAGCGGCCGGCGAATGCTTCTGCTGCTCGACAACTGCGAGCAGGTGGTGGACCGGGCCGCGGCGCTGGTCGAACTGCTGCTGCGGCGGGCCCCGGGCCTGGTGGTGCTCACGACGAGCCGGGAACCGCTGGCGCTGGCCCCGGAGACACTGTGGCCGGTGCCGCCGCTCGATCCGGACGCGGCGGTGCGGCTGTTCGTGGAGCGGGCCTCGGCGGGGGCCCCCGGATTCCGGCTCGACGACGGCAACCGGTCGGCGGTGGCGGCCGTGGTCCGCAGGCTGGACGGGCTGCCGCTGGCGCTGGAGCTGGCGGCGACCCGGGTCAGGACACTGGGGGTGCACCGGCTTCCGGGGCTGCTCGACGACCGCTTCCGGGTGCTGCGCGCGGGCCGCCGGGACGCCCCGGCGCGCCAGCGGACCCTCCGGGCGGTGATCGACTGGAGCTGGGAGCTGCTGAGCGAACCGGAGCGGGTGGTGCTGCGGCGGCTGTCCCCGCACCCGGACGGCTACACCCTGGAGGCCGCCGAGGCGGTGTGCGCGGGCGACGGGATCGACCCGGCGGACGTCCTCGATCTGCTGGCCGGGCTGGTGGACCGGTCGCTGGTGCAGATGGTGGGTGACGGGGAGCGGTACCGGCTGCTGGAGTCGGTGGCCGCGTACTGCCTGGAACGGCTTCGGGAGTCGGGTGAGCCGGCCGCCGTACGGACCCGGCATCTCGACTACGGCGTCCGGCTCGCCGAAGCGGCCGCGCCCCGGCTGCACGGCCCCGGGCAGTGGGAGCAACTGACCGCGCTGGACGCCGAGAACGGCAATCTCCGCTGGGCCGTCGAGACGGCCGGGGCGGGCGGGGACACCGACCGGGCGCTGCGCATCGCCACCGCCCTGACCTGGTACTGGGTGCTGCGCGGGCGGCTCGGGGAGGCCCGCAGAACGCTGTCGGCGGTACGGGAGCTGCCGGGCGGGGCGCCGGTGCTGCGGGCCCGGGCGCTGGTCGCCGGGACCGCGGTGACCATCATGGCCGGGGACAGCGGGAACCGGGCGGCGCTGATCGCCGCGGCCCTCGCGGAGACCGCGGCCGTGGGCCGGGAGCCGGCGGAGTGCGCCGAGGAGATGCCGGACCCGGAGCTGACCCGGGCGCACTGGCTGCTCGGCCATGCGCTGCACGGCACGGGCGACCTCGCGGCGGGTGAGGCGCTCACCGGACCCGCCCTCGACGGTTTCCGGAGTCTGGGCGACCGTTGGGGCGAGGCGGCGGCGCTGGCCGACCGGGCGACGCAGCGACTGCTGCGGGGCGCGCTCACGGCTGCCCGGGCGGACGCGCTGCGCGCCGCGGAGCTGTTCGACGAGGCGGGCGACGCCTGCGCGAAGCTGTGGCCGGTCTTCCCGCTGACGGCGGTCGCCGAGATCCACGGGGACTATGCGACGGCCCGGCGGCTGCGCGAGGAGGGGCTGGCCACGGCCCGGCGGTTCGGTCTGTCGACCCAGGTCCCCGAGCTGCTGTCGGGCCTTGGCCGGATCGCCCTGCTGACGGGGGACTTCGCGGCGGCCCGCGACCACCACGAGCGGGCGCTGCGCGCTGCGGCGGCGCTGGACTTCCGCTCCGGTGAGATCAACGCGCTGATCGGGCTGGGGCTCGGGGCTCGCCGCGAGGGGCGGCCGGAGGCCGCGGAGCGCCATCTGCGGGAGGTCCTCGACTGGCACCGGGAGGTCGGTCTGGAGGGCGGCAACGCGCTGATCCTGGCCGAGCTGGGGTTTCTGGCGGCGGAGGCGGGCGAGGTCGGGGAGGCGCTGCGGCTCCAGGCGGAGGGGTACGCGGCGGCCGTGTCGACGCGCGATCCGCGGGCGGTCGCGCTGGCCCTGGAGGGGTTCGCGGACGCGCTGGCGGCGGCCGGCCGGGGAGAGTCCGCGGCGCTGTTGCTGGGCTGCGCGGACGCGGCCCGGACGGCGACGGGCGCGCCGCTGGCGGCGGCCGAGCGGGGGGATGTGGACCGGGTGACGGCGGCCGTCCGTCCGGTGCTGGGCGGCGGGGTCTTCGCGGCGGCGTTCACCCGGGGCGCGCTGCTGACGCCGGAAGCGGCGCTCGCGGCGGCCGGGGTGGTGGTGTGA
- a CDS encoding SDR family oxidoreductase, giving the protein MQRLHGKTALVTGSGRGIGRAIALRLAAEGARVGIHYAADETAAAKTLAAVEEAGGSGFTLRTELGVPGDADALWAAFDEHADGLDILVNNAGVAAPGTIDQVTEDDYDRVFAVNAKAPFFIVQKGLSRLRDGGRIVNISSGVTKVAFPGMTAYAATKGALEVLTLTLAQTLGSRGITVNAVSPGTIETDIHPWMADAGAKAAAAAFSVFNRVGQPEDVADVVAFLASSDGRWVTGQNIDVSGGSGLGI; this is encoded by the coding sequence ATGCAGCGTCTCCACGGAAAGACCGCCCTCGTCACCGGTTCCGGCCGGGGCATCGGCCGGGCCATCGCCCTGCGCCTGGCCGCCGAGGGCGCTCGCGTCGGTATCCACTACGCCGCCGACGAGACCGCCGCCGCGAAGACCCTCGCCGCCGTCGAGGAGGCGGGCGGCAGCGGCTTCACCCTCCGCACCGAACTCGGCGTACCCGGCGACGCGGACGCCCTGTGGGCCGCCTTCGACGAGCACGCCGACGGTCTGGACATCCTCGTCAACAACGCGGGTGTCGCCGCGCCGGGCACCATCGACCAGGTCACCGAAGACGACTACGACCGGGTCTTCGCGGTCAACGCCAAGGCGCCTTTCTTCATCGTCCAGAAGGGCCTGAGCAGGCTTCGCGACGGCGGCCGGATCGTCAACATCTCCTCCGGTGTCACCAAGGTCGCCTTCCCCGGCATGACGGCCTACGCCGCCACCAAGGGCGCCCTCGAAGTGCTCACGCTCACCCTGGCGCAGACCCTCGGCTCCCGCGGTATCACCGTCAACGCCGTCTCCCCGGGCACCATCGAGACCGATATCCACCCGTGGATGGCCGATGCCGGAGCGAAGGCCGCGGCCGCCGCCTTCTCCGTCTTCAACCGGGTGGGGCAGCCCGAGGACGTCGCCGACGTGGTGGCCTTCCTCGCCTCGTCCGACGGCCGCTGGGTCACCGGGCAGAACATCGATGTGAGCGGAGGGTCGGGCCTTGGCATCTGA